From Bradyrhizobium sp. PSBB068, the proteins below share one genomic window:
- a CDS encoding relaxase/mobilization nuclease domain-containing protein, with amino-acid sequence MTRRRSPQQADPLVELPPISYVWETPNRRPRRAEWDTPDPAVPRRLTPAMRAKLERIVSRVPEVMVKITGRTKGVAHLKSHLAYITRNGELDAETEQGAAMTGRVGLKDLQQRWEDDAGLDDKRRRDGSLSINIILSMPAGTDAVAVKDSARAFAIETFGYNHDYVFVQHLDDKHPHVHLTVQSLGHDGRRLNPRKADLQAWREQFAGELRLRGIAAEATPRRTRGRIRKADRGAVLALRKRKIAPEVDRLAREEVLREVRGGKTTERPWDARIRSRQDAIRQRYLDYAAELQRSGTARDDALARQIRQFIKDMPAIETRRHVLKKELSELADSRRRGTEQGVNIEQRGDTRGDERSK; translated from the coding sequence ATGACCCGGCGTCGCTCGCCGCAGCAGGCTGACCCGCTCGTCGAATTGCCGCCGATCTCATATGTCTGGGAAACACCCAATCGGCGTCCCCGGCGCGCGGAATGGGACACGCCCGATCCTGCCGTTCCCCGGCGTCTCACGCCGGCGATGCGTGCAAAGCTCGAACGCATCGTGAGCCGAGTGCCGGAGGTGATGGTCAAGATCACCGGCCGCACCAAGGGCGTGGCGCATCTCAAATCGCACCTCGCCTACATTACCCGGAACGGCGAACTTGACGCCGAAACAGAGCAGGGCGCGGCGATGACGGGGAGAGTCGGATTGAAGGACCTGCAGCAACGCTGGGAGGACGATGCTGGTCTCGATGACAAGCGCCGCCGCGACGGATCGCTTTCGATCAACATCATCCTGTCTATGCCGGCGGGAACTGACGCGGTTGCGGTCAAGGATTCGGCGCGGGCGTTTGCGATCGAAACCTTCGGGTACAATCACGACTACGTCTTCGTCCAGCACCTCGACGACAAACACCCCCACGTCCATCTGACCGTTCAGTCTTTGGGCCATGACGGCCGGCGTCTAAACCCACGTAAGGCAGACCTTCAGGCCTGGCGCGAGCAGTTTGCCGGAGAGCTTCGGCTTCGTGGGATCGCGGCGGAGGCAACACCGCGACGAACCCGGGGACGAATTCGAAAAGCCGACCGCGGGGCGGTGCTGGCCTTGCGCAAGCGAAAGATTGCGCCCGAGGTCGATCGGCTAGCGCGGGAGGAGGTTCTCCGCGAGGTGAGGGGCGGCAAGACGACCGAACGACCTTGGGACGCCCGAATCCGGTCACGTCAGGACGCGATCCGGCAGCGATATCTCGACTACGCGGCTGAGCTGCAGCGCTCTGGGACGGCGCGCGATGACGCGCTCGCGCGACAGATCCGTCAATTCATCAAGGACATGCCCGCGATCGAAACCCGCCGGCATGTGTTGAAGAAGGAGCTTTCGGAGCTTGCCGATAGCCGGCGTCGCGGCACGGAGCAGGGCGTCAATATCGAACAGCGGGGTGATACGCGAGGCGACGAACGCAGCAAGTAA
- the repB gene encoding plasmid partitioning protein RepB, whose product MGEDLMGRKNLLADLLDDKLTAVNEQPSGESSDNRRPSQPTLGSRGAVGAMSRSLEMLSAERDAAKALTEQLTTGQAVVEIDTGLIDASIVPDRLTGVDEKHPALVESIRANGQLVPVLLRPHPTGPGRFQIAYGHRRVRALAELGHPARAVVRDLSDEDLVVAQGKENGEREDLSFIERATYAAALEDRGFKREIIMAALSVDKTELSRLITVARALPRSLVDAIGPAPKTGRRRWMELAERMVGRHDQKALADSVASDRFVRATSDERFAIAFVALAPRKPKAPRPTTWTDDDGKKIVKIERRADRVTLALDEKAAPAFGDFVISRLPELYRAFREGRTDE is encoded by the coding sequence ATGGGGGAGGACCTAATGGGTCGCAAAAACCTGCTTGCTGACCTCTTGGACGACAAGTTGACCGCGGTCAACGAACAGCCGTCAGGTGAGTCCAGCGACAATCGGAGACCTTCCCAACCAACACTGGGATCGCGCGGTGCAGTCGGCGCCATGAGCCGCTCGCTCGAGATGCTGTCCGCGGAGCGCGATGCCGCCAAGGCCCTGACCGAACAACTCACCACCGGTCAAGCCGTCGTTGAAATCGATACAGGATTGATTGACGCCTCGATCGTTCCGGATCGCTTGACGGGCGTCGACGAGAAGCACCCCGCTCTCGTCGAATCCATCCGCGCCAATGGACAATTGGTTCCAGTCCTTCTCCGGCCGCATCCGACCGGTCCAGGACGGTTTCAGATCGCCTATGGCCATCGTCGCGTCCGTGCGCTTGCCGAGCTTGGCCATCCCGCGCGGGCGGTAGTCCGTGACCTCAGCGACGAAGACCTGGTGGTGGCACAAGGCAAAGAGAATGGCGAGCGTGAGGATCTGTCCTTCATTGAGCGGGCAACTTACGCTGCCGCACTCGAGGATCGTGGATTCAAGCGTGAGATCATCATGGCGGCGCTCAGCGTCGACAAGACAGAACTCTCGCGCCTCATCACCGTCGCGCGGGCCCTGCCACGGAGCTTGGTCGATGCGATCGGGCCAGCGCCGAAGACCGGCCGCCGGCGCTGGATGGAGCTGGCAGAGCGGATGGTGGGTCGCCACGACCAAAAGGCATTGGCTGACAGTGTGGCTAGTGATCGCTTCGTGCGTGCTACTTCCGATGAACGGTTCGCGATCGCATTCGTCGCGCTCGCGCCTCGCAAGCCCAAAGCTCCACGGCCGACGACTTGGACCGATGACGACGGCAAGAAAATTGTGAAGATTGAACGTCGCGCAGATCGCGTCACGCTCGCGCTCGATGAAAAGGCCGCGCCGGCGTTTGGAGACTTTGTGATTTCGCGGCTGCCAGAACTCTACCGCGCTTTTCGCGAGGGACGTACCGATGAATGA
- a CDS encoding replication initiation protein RepC has translation MQSHSPTTPFGRRSLTLAHVASQIGASARPPEKVVHKWNIFHAICTARPRLGVSERSLSVLNALLTFHPETALTGEDDLIVFPSNDKLTLRAHGMPASTLRRHLAVLVDAGLIIRRDSPNGKRYARKGRAGDIELAFGFDLSPLVVRSEEFEHLAADIEAEARALKLVRERITLCRRDIAKMIATGIEEGVPTRRGGQGPIDWQEVHTAFRAMLAQIPRTATREQLEPIADELSQLADDVLNILETHIKSKNPSANESQSERHIQNSNTDAPIDLEPSLQKGRAGGAELKLQPSRVAEGSYPLGMVLSACPDIVDYAKGGISNWRDFLATAAVVRSMLGISPSAWEEAQTVLGETQAAVVVACILQRGTAIRSAGGYLRGLTRKAEVGEFSLGPILMSQINSRLHEKRRA, from the coding sequence ATGCAGTCACACTCCCCAACGACGCCCTTTGGGCGGCGATCGCTGACGCTTGCCCATGTGGCAAGCCAAATCGGGGCCTCGGCGCGACCGCCCGAAAAGGTCGTGCATAAATGGAATATTTTCCACGCCATCTGTACGGCGCGGCCGCGCCTGGGGGTGTCCGAGCGCTCGCTATCCGTGTTGAACGCGCTTTTGACCTTCCATCCGGAGACGGCCCTGACTGGGGAGGACGACCTGATCGTCTTTCCGTCCAACGACAAGCTAACGTTGCGCGCGCACGGCATGCCCGCTTCGACATTACGCCGGCACCTCGCCGTCCTGGTCGACGCCGGGTTGATTATTCGGCGCGATAGTCCAAACGGCAAGCGCTACGCGCGGAAAGGCCGCGCCGGCGACATCGAGCTTGCCTTTGGCTTCGATCTGTCGCCGCTCGTCGTGCGTTCAGAAGAGTTCGAGCACCTGGCGGCCGACATCGAAGCAGAGGCGCGCGCGCTCAAGCTCGTGCGTGAACGCATCACGCTTTGCCGGCGCGATATCGCCAAGATGATTGCCACCGGCATCGAGGAAGGCGTCCCGACGCGCAGGGGAGGGCAGGGGCCGATCGACTGGCAGGAAGTCCACACCGCCTTCAGGGCAATGCTAGCCCAGATTCCGAGGACGGCCACGCGGGAGCAGCTCGAGCCGATCGCTGACGAGCTGTCGCAACTTGCCGACGACGTACTCAATATTCTGGAAACGCATATTAAATCCAAGAATCCGAGCGCCAATGAGTCCCAATCTGAGCGCCACATACAGAATTCAAATACAGATGCCCCTATTGATCTTGAACCTAGCCTCCAGAAAGGCAGGGCGGGGGGAGCTGAGCTAAAACTTCAACCATCGCGAGTCGCGGAAGGTTCGTATCCGTTGGGAATGGTCCTGAGTGCATGCCCGGACATCGTCGATTATGCGAAGGGCGGGATTTCGAACTGGCGTGATTTCCTGGCCACCGCGGCCGTTGTGAGATCAATGCTGGGGATCAGTCCGAGCGCCTGGGAGGAGGCGCAAACTGTCCTGGGCGAAACGCAAGCGGCGGTCGTCGTCGCATGCATCCTGCAGCGTGGCACCGCGATCAGATCAGCTGGCGGCTACTTGCGCGGGCTGACCCGGAAAGCGGAGGTCGGGGAATTTTCTCTTGGGCCGATCCTGATGTCGCAGATCAATTCTCGGCTTCACGAAAAGCGGCGGGCTTGA
- a CDS encoding ParA family protein, which produces MNTIVINNQKGGVGKTTLAVHLAWFMAEAGRRVLMIDVDAQGNATDTLKQHTGSTSAADLFKPATRLVAGENNGITLAPADSSLTDIDRGNAAAVMTLQQNLADAAERFDICVIDTPPSLGLRSVACLVAASHVLAPIYLEDYSVKGVKGLMQTVIGVQRRYGRQDTTFLGLLPSNFNTKSPRQRTHLEQLLREAGKYVFPGQIVARDGYAEAVAERVPVWSLKRRSAQEAGREIRAVLAKIADRLDQETTSDARSQL; this is translated from the coding sequence ATGAACACGATCGTCATCAACAATCAAAAGGGCGGCGTCGGCAAGACGACGCTTGCAGTGCATCTGGCCTGGTTCATGGCGGAAGCTGGCCGCCGGGTTCTGATGATCGATGTTGATGCGCAGGGCAACGCGACAGATACGCTCAAGCAGCATACAGGGTCGACCTCGGCGGCCGATCTCTTCAAGCCCGCGACTCGGCTTGTCGCTGGCGAAAACAACGGCATTACGCTGGCGCCGGCCGACAGCTCCCTGACGGATATCGATCGCGGCAATGCTGCTGCCGTCATGACGCTGCAGCAGAATCTCGCCGATGCCGCCGAACGGTTCGATATCTGCGTGATCGACACTCCGCCGTCGCTTGGCCTTCGCAGCGTCGCCTGCCTGGTCGCCGCCTCTCATGTGCTGGCGCCAATTTACCTGGAAGATTATTCCGTAAAAGGCGTCAAAGGCCTGATGCAGACCGTGATCGGTGTTCAACGACGATACGGTCGCCAGGACACAACATTTCTCGGCCTGCTGCCTTCGAACTTCAATACCAAGTCGCCTCGCCAGCGAACGCATTTGGAGCAGTTATTGCGCGAAGCGGGCAAGTACGTGTTCCCAGGCCAGATTGTTGCAAGGGACGGCTATGCCGAAGCCGTGGCTGAGCGCGTGCCGGTCTGGAGCTTGAAACGCCGATCGGCGCAAGAAGCGGGTCGAGAAATCCGCGCGGTTCTCGCCAAGATCGCAGATCGGCTTGATCAGGAGACGACGAGTGACGCTCGATCTCAGCTTTAA
- a CDS encoding helix-turn-helix transcriptional regulator, with protein sequence MPRTLRSPRQKALIALLIEQRKKSGLTQAQLAKRLRRYQSFVATVESGQRRIDVIEFLDLAEAIGFDPIDAIKKLRASVRSQ encoded by the coding sequence ATGCCACGAACGCTCCGATCTCCTCGGCAAAAGGCCCTGATCGCGCTGCTTATTGAGCAACGGAAGAAATCGGGTTTGACGCAAGCCCAGCTCGCAAAACGATTGCGGCGTTATCAATCTTTTGTGGCCACGGTCGAAAGTGGCCAGCGGCGCATTGATGTCATTGAATTTCTGGATCTTGCAGAGGCCATCGGATTTGATCCGATCGATGCAATCAAAAAGCTTCGCGCGTCGGTTCGTTCTCAGTAA
- the mobC gene encoding plasmid mobilization relaxosome protein MobC, whose product MALISLRIPDEVAARLSAVAASEGGKSALLRRLIADVLNASPARIAPLPVGRPEKITVRFRESEMRQLADTARQRGMTRTGWIVALVRSRLGSPVQHSLEELAALRAIVRELNRIGGNINQIARAANTSVLQGRVVEPDLSAIRDARTAIDLALAQLLGALAGNADYWETRR is encoded by the coding sequence ATGGCTCTGATCTCGCTTCGAATTCCCGACGAGGTAGCCGCGCGCTTGTCGGCGGTTGCGGCTTCCGAAGGCGGCAAGTCCGCCTTGTTGCGTCGCCTCATCGCTGATGTGCTGAATGCATCGCCGGCGCGGATTGCGCCGTTACCGGTGGGCAGGCCGGAGAAAATCACCGTACGATTTCGGGAAAGCGAGATGCGGCAGCTCGCGGACACCGCACGCCAGCGCGGTATGACGCGAACCGGCTGGATTGTAGCCCTCGTACGCTCGCGATTGGGATCGCCGGTGCAGCATTCTCTCGAAGAACTTGCCGCGCTTCGCGCCATCGTCCGCGAGCTCAACCGGATCGGCGGTAACATCAACCAGATCGCGCGCGCCGCGAATACCAGCGTGCTGCAGGGCAGGGTGGTTGAGCCTGATCTCTCCGCAATCCGCGATGCCAGAACCGCGATCGACTTGGCACTCGCGCAATTGCTTGGCGCACTCGCTGGCAACGCCGATTATTGGGAGACGCGGCGATGA
- a CDS encoding ParB/RepB/Spo0J family partition protein: MTLDLSFKELVDAAANPNAASGRPLLVAVDCIDEDPDQPRRNFSEQELEELSQSIGEHGVLQPIMLRRSNEVGRYVIVMGARRYRAAQRAGLREMPAFVQEVGLPDRYAQMIENIQRDDLRAPEIAAFIADRLGAGDTQADISRKLGKPRDWVSRYASVQGMPGFLRARLEGSSIRALYELYQAWRTHPDEIERRCVTQDSFTDAQARQLARDVRAAADRATAQDQSPAGPPRSERCDLLPEAILPGIGAKGREAAPDNQLPKTRLVSQSKSAASLAIRVRYQNRIGQLVVDRLATQGSRHAVVLVDGAEHAEEVPASALTIEEILSR; this comes from the coding sequence GTGACGCTCGATCTCAGCTTTAAGGAACTCGTCGACGCTGCTGCAAACCCTAACGCAGCAAGTGGGCGACCGCTCTTAGTCGCGGTCGACTGCATTGACGAAGACCCCGATCAGCCACGCCGCAACTTCAGCGAACAGGAACTGGAGGAGCTTTCACAATCGATTGGCGAACATGGCGTGCTGCAACCCATCATGCTTCGCCGTTCCAATGAGGTTGGACGATACGTAATCGTCATGGGTGCGCGCCGGTACCGTGCTGCGCAGCGCGCGGGGCTGCGTGAAATGCCCGCATTCGTTCAAGAAGTAGGTTTGCCGGATCGATACGCGCAGATGATCGAGAACATCCAGCGCGATGATTTGCGCGCGCCTGAGATCGCGGCGTTCATCGCAGATCGGTTGGGCGCCGGCGATACCCAGGCGGATATATCGCGCAAGCTAGGCAAGCCAAGAGACTGGGTGTCGCGCTACGCGTCGGTTCAAGGCATGCCAGGATTCCTCCGAGCGAGACTTGAGGGAAGTTCGATCCGCGCTCTTTATGAACTCTACCAGGCCTGGCGCACGCATCCGGACGAGATCGAACGGCGATGTGTGACGCAGGACAGCTTCACCGACGCGCAAGCTCGGCAACTGGCCCGAGACGTACGCGCCGCGGCCGATCGCGCCACTGCCCAGGACCAATCGCCTGCTGGACCGCCTCGATCCGAAAGATGCGATCTCCTGCCGGAAGCAATTCTGCCAGGCATCGGTGCCAAAGGCCGAGAGGCAGCACCCGATAATCAACTGCCAAAAACTCGCCTCGTTTCACAATCGAAGTCGGCAGCATCACTGGCAATCAGGGTTCGGTATCAGAACCGGATCGGACAGCTTGTTGTTGATCGGCTCGCGACGCAAGGCTCCCGTCACGCTGTGGTGTTGGTAGATGGTGCGGAGCACGCAGAAGAAGTTCCAGCGTCGGCGCTCACGATCGAGGAGATCCTGTCGAGATGA